In Pseudomonadota bacterium, the sequence GCGCGTAGCACCCCGCTTGCGCCCGTCACGGCAAAGTTATGATCGTAGCGGACGGGGCCATGCTCGGTGCTTAGCGGTGTTAGGTCGCCTAGATCAAAGTCCGTGCCACGCACGGCGCGCAGTTCTCCGATGGGAATCTGCCGGTCGTCGGTGGGCGTGTAGTGCGAGGCGTGAATGCGGACTTGATGCCTGTCCACCGTTCCATCCGCTGGCGCGAGGTTGAAATACGTGTGATTGGTGAGGCTCAACACCGTGTCCCGATCGGCAAGGGCATGGAAATGAATCGCGAGACTCATCGGACCGAGGAGTTCGTAGACCACGGTGGTGACCACATTGCCGGGAAAGCCGCCCTCCCCGTCCGCCGAGCGAAATCGGCAGACGATGCTGCGACGATCAGGGCCGTGAGCCAGGCGCCAGCGTTGGCGATGGAAACCGTACTCGCCGCCGTGCAGGCAGTTCCCCGTGGCGAGCTCGTTGGCCTGCAACGTGATCTGCCGACCGTTCAGACGGAAGCGTGCGCCGCGGATGCGATTGGCGTAGCGGCCGATAGTGGCGCCGAGGTAGTGGGGATCGTCCAGGTAGTCGGCCGGTCGGGCGAGACCGAGGGCGACGGGCACCCAGCCGCGGCGGGTCGGCACCCGCAGGCACTGGACGGAGGCGCCGAGGTCCAGCACTCTGAGCTGTATGCCCTGCGCCGACCCGAGGACTAAGGTGGTGAATGTGCGATCGAGCGCGCCCACTTGCAGGACTACCGGCTATACTCGGTCTGGAGTAAACGTTTACATTATTGGATATCGGGTGGTCCCGCAACGCTGCGCGTGCGCGGTGATATGAGCGGCCCACCCCGACCCTGACCACTGAGGTTCGCCCGAAGATTCCATCCCCTATGGCCGCAGACGTATCGATCAAGGAAGTCGCTCGCCTGGCCGGCGTGTCCATCGCCACCGTGTCGAGGTGCATCAACACACCCGAGAAGGTGACGGACAAGACGCGCCTCAAGGTCCAGGACGCGATCGTTCGCACGGGCTACTCGCCCAACACGCTGGCGCAGAACTTCCGCCGTGGCCGCACCAACATCGTGATGGTGGTCTTGCCCTCAGTCGGTGATCCCTTCTTTGCCGGTGTGATGCGCGGTATTCGCGCCGCGGCCACCGCCAAGGGCTACGGCGTGATCATCGAGGAGACCCAGCTCAACACCTTGACGGCCGATGAGCTGGGCAAGATGGTGGTATCCAATCAAACGGACGGCATCGTGCTGCTGGCCAGCATGTCGCCCTTCGGCACCCAGGTCCTCTCCAGCAAGAGCAAGCAGCGCCTACCGATCGTGATCGGTTGCGAGACCGTGTCCCCGGAGCTCGCCGAGTTTCCGAGCGTGCAGATCGACAACGTCGCCGCTGCCAAGGAAGCCACCAACTACCTCATCTCCCTGGGACACCGTGACATCGCCATGATCTGCGGCGAGGAGTCTTCCCTGCTCACCAAGGACCGGGAGTACGGTTACCGCGGTGCCATGAAACATGCGCAACTCGAGATCGCCGACGGCTGGGTCGTCGACGGTGGCCTGAGCATCGCGGGCGCGCGTCGCGCCACCCGCAACCTGCTCAACCACAACCGCCTCCCCACGGCGATTTTCTGCGCCAACGACGAGATGGCCATCGGCTGCCTGCACGAGGTCAAGGCGGCCGGCCTGCGCGTGCCGGATGACATCTCGATCGTGGGCTTTGACGACATTCGCTACGCGGAGGTGTCCGACCCACCGCTGACCACCATCAACCAACCTGCCGAAGAGATCGGTGAACGGGTCATGTATCGCCTTTGCCGGCGCATCGAAGACAGTGCTCGCGTAAACCGTGCGCCGGAGATCGTGCCGCACAAGCTGATCATCCGCCAATCGACCAGCTCGCCCAAGCGCTAGCCTAGTCGCGCCCGAGGTAGCTGAAGCACTCGAAGTCGGCATAGGCGCCGGCACCGGACACGTCGTTGCACGTCATGCCGACGAAGGTACCGGTAAACTGCTCCGCCCCGTCCATGCCTGCCTCATCGGACAGCACGCCGTAGTCCAGCGTCACGGGCAGTCGGCGCCATTCCTCGCCGTCTGCGGACCAATCGAAGTTCAGGTGTTCGTAGCGCACGCTGGCCCGCAGCCATACGGGCGCCCCCCGGGGAAGATCGATGCGCAACCCTTGGACGGGATAGGTCACCGCGAGGGTGCGATTCGCCTCGCAGCTCATGATGCCCAGATGCTTGCCGAGCGCTTCATCCCACGACACGTACAGGTAGTGAAACTTGGCCGAGTTGTAGTAGCAGATCAGCCCTGCCAGTTGCTGGAAGTTCTCAGGCTCGAAGCGCATGCAGGTCATCGCCTCGTACGCGAAGTGCGTCTGCCGCCGAGCGATCAGGGCTTGGGAGAACAGGCTTCCCGGCGACTCCTTACCGTAGAGGCGAAGGTTGCCGGGGGCGTCCTCCAGGCTCATGAACGCCGTAGGATCAGGCGTGCGCAGCCATTGAAACCCCTGTGCGAGTTCAGGACCGGTGAAGTCCTCGTATTGGCTATCGACGACGGACTCAGCCCGCGCCGCGCTGAGCTCCACGGCAACGCTCGGCAGATGACCGCCTCCTGCCAGGCGCATCCACCCGTCCTGGGTCCTTCTCAGGCGCTGGATGGCGGTCTCCCTTCCCAAGGGGCAGCGTCGTGTGCCGGGTAAGGGGCGAGCGCATAGATGCACTAGGTAGAGCTCACCGTCCTCGGCCTCCACCAAGTCGCCGTGGCCGGCGCGCTGCAGCGGCCACTCGGGGGTGTTCGCCGCGGTGACCAGCGGCCCCGCCGGGTCCGCCTCGTACTCACCATCGATCGCGCGGGCTCGCGCCATGGTCACCGCGTGGCCGTAACCCGTCCCACCCTCGGCGGTGATCAGGTAGTAGTAGTCACCGAAGCGATACAGGTGCGGCCCCTCCGTGTAGTCGAGGGCGGTGCCGCGGAAGATGTGCCGGCGCTCGCCCGTGAGCTGCCTCGCCTGCGGGCAGAATTCCTGCAGCACGATGCCGTAGAAAGGGCTGCGCCCGGCACGGTGATCCCAGACCATGTTCGTCAGCCACTTGCGGCCGTCCCGATCATGGAACAGGGAGGGATCGAAGCCGCTCGAGTTCAGGTAGGTCGGATCCGACCAAGTGCCCTCCACCGTCTCGCAGGTGGTCAGGTAGTTGTGGGTGTCCTTGAAGTTGCCATCGAAGCGTCTCACCGCCGTGTAGCACAGCCAGAAGCAGCCGTCGGCGTAGCTGAGGCACGGCGCCCATACACCACACGAGTCCGGTACGCCCCGCAGGTCGAGCAGTGACGGCCGGTCGAGTGGCCTCGCCACCAAGCGCCAGCGGGCCAGGTCGCGGGAGTGGTAGATCAAGACCCCCGGATACCACTCGAAGGTGGAGACGGCGATGTAGTAATCCGCGCCCACCCGGCAAATCGACGGATCTGGATTGAACCCGCGCAGAATCGGGTTGCTGACGCCGTTGCTCACCGCCACAGGCCACGCTCCTCTGCCATTGCTGCGTCTTTTGTAAACGTTTACAGTCGCGATATTGAAACAAGACGACCCCACGCCGTGCAAGCGATACGCCTATGAACCGTCACACGCTGAACATCATCACCGGCCTGCCCTGTTGGTTGGTGCTCGCGCTTGCCCCCCAAGGTTGTGGCGAAGTGGCCGAGGATCCCCTCACCCCCCCCTCCCGTGAGGAGGCCTCGGCCCCTTCGCCCACTTCGCATCAGTTGATTATCGGCCAGGATCTGGACGCGATCAGGGGCTATCTGGCGAGCGACTGCTGCCCCGCGCCGGACGGCCTCACCGCGTACCTCGACCTGTACAACCTGCTGGCGCCCGGCACCTTTGGCGGCCTGGGCATGGATGGTGAAGGTCGCCCCCTGGACTTCGAGCACACCTGGGGCGCCGGCCCTGTCAGTGCCTACACCACCGCCACCGCCTTCGGCGTGCGCGACATCGCGATCGGCCTGTCCATCACGGAGAACGACCACCCTGGCGAGCTGCAGCGGTTGGCCGAGGGCGCACACGATGACAAGATCGAGCAGCTGGCGCGCTTTGCCGAGGTCGTCCAGGGCAAGGTGTACCTGCGGATCGGCTACGAGTTCGACGGCGCCTGGAACCAAGGCTACGAGAACCCGGAGCGCTTCATCGCCGCCTATCGGCGTATCGTCGATGTGCTGCGCGCTGCCGGGACGGACAATATCGAATACGTGCTGCAGGCGAGCGCCGCCGGCGTCGACGAGATCATCGATGGGGGACACGAGGACATCAGCCGCTGGTACCCAGGGGATGACTACGTCGACTGGCTCGGCCTATCCTGGTTCATGAACCCGCACGAGCGCTCCATCGCGCCCACGGACGGCTTCGTCCCCCTCTCGCCGGGTGCGTTGGCGGACGAGGTGATCGCCCTCGCCCGGGTCCACGGCAAGCCTGTGATGATCGCCGAAGCGTCTCCGCAGGCCTTCGACATCAACGAGGGTTTTACCGCCCACCACAGCCCCATCTGGGATGGTGAGGCGGCCACGGAGCGAGTCACGGTGAGCAGCACGGAGATTTGGGACTACTGGTTTGCGCCACTGTTCGCGTACCTCGACGAACACCACGACGTGATCCGAGCCCTCGCGTACATCAACGTCGATTGGGATTCGCAGCCGATGTGGGGACCCCCCTACGCCAGCGGCTTCTGGGGCGATACGCGCCTCGAGACTAACCCCGAGCTAGCCGAACGCTTCACCCGTGCGGTAGCCGCGTGGAAGGGAGGCGAATGAGCGTTACCGATCGAACCGCGATCGGCTACGCGGTCATCATCGCCCTCGGTGGATTCCTCTTCGGGTTCGATGCGGCCGTGATCTCCGGCGTGGTCGGCTTTGTGACGACGCAGTTCGAGCTCAACGACTGGTGGACGGGCGCAATCGTCAGTGCACCCAGCATGGCCGCCATGCTTGCCGCCCTTACGGTCGGGCCCCTCGCCGATTACGTCGGGCGCAAGCCGGTGATGTTAGGCCTGGCCCTGCTGTACACCATCTCCGCCGCCGCCTCGGCACTTGCCCCCGACCCGCTGACCTTGGTCGTGGCACGCTTCATCGGCGGCCTCGCCTTCGGCACCTTGATGCTGGCGCCCATCTACATCGCCGAACTCGCACCGGCCCGTCTGCGCGGGCGCATGGTGTCGATCAATCAGCTGAACATCGTGATTGGATTTTCGGCCGCCTACTTCGCTAACTTCTTCATCCTGGGCGCCAGCGAGTCGGGCGCACCTTGGGCACAATCGATCGGCCTCGATCAACACGTCTGGCGCTACATGCTCGGGCTCGAAGTGCTGCCGGCTGCCAGCTACTGCTTCTTGATGTTGCTGGCGCCCGAGAGTCCGCGCTACCTCGTCCTCCAAGGCCGCACCGACGAGGCGCAGCATATCCTCGCTCGCATCGCACCGAGCGCCATGATCCCCGAGCTTATCAACAGCATTCGCTCGAGCGCCCAGGAAGCCACCCGCGGCCTGTGGTCGAAGCTGCGCGCCCTCCTGCACCCGGATCTGCGCCTCGTGCTGATCGTCGGGTTGATCGCGGGTATCGCCCAGCAGAGCAGCGGCATCAACGTGGTCTTCTTCTACGCGCCCACGATCTTCGAGCAGAGCGGCGTAGGCACCAACGCCGCCTTCGCCCAAGCCACCTACGTCGGCATCATCAACGTGGCGTTCACGATCCTTGCCATGGTGCTGATCGATCGGCTCGGGCGCCGCCCTTTGATGCTCGCCGGTCTCGCAGGCGTTGCCATCACCATGATGGTCTCCGCCTACGGCTTCTACACCGCCTATTACGAACTGCCCATAGGTGCCCTGAGCGAATTGGCCAGCGCCAGCACGGACGATCTCTCGCCCTTGCTGGCACTCGAGGGCCTACGCTTTGAGAGTGACACCCAGTTCAAGCACGCCGTCGCCGAGCTCATCGGTCGCAACGCCCTCAACGCCAATGAGGCAGCCCTGTTGCAAAGCGCGGTGGTGATCAATGCGCGCCTGGTGCTGTTCGGCATCCTGGGCTTTGTTGCTTCCTTCGCCTTTTCCCTGGGCCCGGTGATGTGGGTGCTCTTCTCCGAGATCTTCCCCAATCACCTCCGCGGCGTGTGCATGGCGCTCATGGGCGTGGTGAACGCCGCCGTCTCCACCGGCGTTCAGTTCATCTTTCCCTGGGAACTCGCCACACTCGGCAGCGCTGGCACCTTCTTGCTGTTCGGCCTCACGGCGATCGTCTTCCTGGTGCTGCTCGCCTGGCTCATGCCTGAGACCAAGGGCAAGTCGCTGGAGACCCTGGAGCTAGAGCTGGCTGCCACCGCAAGGGCTGCGCATGCGTGAGGTCCGTTGGGGGATCGTGGGCGCCGGGCGAATCGCCCACACCTTCGCAAAGGACATGCGTGCGACCGAGGCGGGAGTGGTGCAGGCCGTGGCCGCCCGCGACGGCGCGTCCGCCGCGAGCTTCGCCGCTCAATACGCCATCCCCACCGCCCATGCGAGTTATCAGGCGCTCTATGCAGACCCGAACGTGGACGCGATCTACATCGCCACCCCTCACAACCTACACATCGACCACGCGGGCGACGCCATGCGCGCCGGCAAGGCCGTGCTCTGCGAAAAGCCGCTCACGGTCAGCGCGGAGCAGGCCCAGCAACTGATCCACCTCGCCCGCGATTGCGATACCTATCTCATGGAAGGCATGTGGACCTGGTTCCTGCCCGCCATCCGGCAGGCGAGAAACTGGGTCGAGTCAGGGCGAATCGGTCGTGTGCTGCGCATCCAGGCCGACTTCGGCTATCCCCTCGGCTACGACCCGAACAAGCGGGAGTACAACGCCGAGCTTGCGGGAGGGTGCTTGCTCGAGATGGGCGTCTACCCCGTCGCCTTCACCGCGTTCCTTCGCAGCGATGATCCCCGAGAGTTCTCCGTGGTCGCCCGACGCGCGCCCAATGGCGTCGAAGACGACCTCGTCGCCACCCTTACCTTCGATGACTGCATCGCCTCGCTCGGCACATCGTTTCGGGCCAAGCTGCGAAACTGGGCGTACGTCATCGGCGAGGAGGGCTACATCGCGATTCCCGACTTCTGGCGGGCCAGCGAGTGCCAGCTGTGGCACCTGGACGAGCAAGTGGATCGCTACGTCGACGAGCGCACCACCGAGGGCTTCAACTACCAGATAGATGCGGTCAACAACGACCTGCAGGCAGGCCTGCGCCAGTCCTCCGTCATCCCGCTCGCCGCAAGCCTGCGCGTGCAGCGCATGATGGACACGATTCGCGCCCTCTCCTAGGAAACGCGCTCCTCCACCACCTCGGCGGTGGAGAATCGGTATCGCATGTTGCGGTAGACGCAGACATCGGTGATGTCCTGGGGTGTGCCCTTAGGCGCTGCGCGAAAATTGGTGGACGAGCGGTTGGCACCGTTCACCACCGGTAACACGCGATGCCACGTGTGACCGTGAAGTAGCACCAGGCTGCCCTTACCCGGCCTGAGCACGACCTGACCCTCCAGATCCGCCATCGGATCACCCGCCTCGAGGAGCCCACGTCGATGGGAGCCCGGCACCACCACCGGCTGCCCGCCCGTCTCGTCACGAATGTCGCGCGTGTATACAAGGCGGTTCAGGTTGTAGCGCTCGGGGTCGCTCGGGTCACAATCCTGGTGCCACGCCTGTCCGCTGCTGCCGGCTCGCGAGAACATCACCATGCAGTACTGCGACTCCCAGCCGTCACCGAGCACGCGCGTGCTCAGCTCGCGCACGCGTGGATCTTGCTCGATGCCATCGAAGTCGCCGATGCCCTCGCGCTGCGGAAACCAGGGGATGACCTCGGTCTTTGCCTTCGAGATGAAGTGATCGTCGTGCAGAAAGCCCGGACGATCGCCGAAGTGCTCTGCGATAGAGCACTCCAGGCGATCCATCATCGTCGGCTCGAACATGTCGTCGATGACGACGTAGCCGTCGCGGTCGAAGACCTCCTTCAGCGCAGCGAATTCCATCTCGGCTCCCGCCAGACTCGCCCTCGGGTGCCCTAGAAGGTACCGCGAATGCCGAGCGTAAAGCGCGCCCTCTGCTGGTTGCGCAGCAGGAATTGCTCATCGAAGCGGCCACGCTGCACCTGATCCTCGCCGTTCAGGTTCAGGGCTTGCGCGACGACTCGCAGGCGCTCGGTCACCTGGTAGGAGGCGCTCAGGTCGATCTGCAGATACTCGTCGAAGAACACCGGCTCGTTGGTGGCCCGCAGCTGGTTCTCCGCGAACAAGAACTCATCACGCCAGTTGGCCGCTGCACGAATCGAGAAGCGATCGTTTTCGTAGAAACCGACCAGGTTAGCCGAATCGCTAAGCCCAATGAGGATGGCTTGCTGCTCGAAGTTCGAGCGGTCGTACTCCGCATCACTCGACACCAGGGTGTAGTTCAGTTGCATGCCGAAGCCCGACCCACCGAAGAGGTGCTGGAGCGAGAGCTCCAAGCCGTTCACCGAGCGCTCCTGAGCATTCAGCGGGCGGGTGATCGCGAACACCGCCTCAGGGTCGCCCGGTTCACTGGTGACCGCCACGTTCGGAATCACCGTCGGATCGAAGCGCCCTTGCGGATCCAGCAGGGGGTTGCCGTCGGCGTCGAGGATCACGTCGTTGACCACTTCGCTCGAGATGTAATCGCTCACGTTCTTGTAGAAGTAGGTGATGGCCGCGTAGCTGCCCGGGCTGTAGTACCACTCCAGTGA encodes:
- a CDS encoding phytanoyl-CoA dioxygenase family protein, producing the protein MEFAALKEVFDRDGYVVIDDMFEPTMMDRLECSIAEHFGDRPGFLHDDHFISKAKTEVIPWFPQREGIGDFDGIEQDPRVRELSTRVLGDGWESQYCMVMFSRAGSSGQAWHQDCDPSDPERYNLNRLVYTRDIRDETGGQPVVVPGSHRRGLLEAGDPMADLEGQVVLRPGKGSLVLLHGHTWHRVLPVVNGANRSSTNFRAAPKGTPQDITDVCVYRNMRYRFSTAEVVEERVS
- a CDS encoding aldose epimerase family protein, producing the protein MGALDRTFTTLVLGSAQGIQLRVLDLGASVQCLRVPTRRGWVPVALGLARPADYLDDPHYLGATIGRYANRIRGARFRLNGRQITLQANELATGNCLHGGEYGFHRQRWRLAHGPDRRSIVCRFRSADGEGGFPGNVVTTVVYELLGPMSLAIHFHALADRDTVLSLTNHTYFNLAPADGTVDRHQVRIHASHYTPTDDRQIPIGELRAVRGTDFDLGDLTPLSTEHGPVRYDHNFAVTGASGVLRAAAEAYAPSTGLRLRVQTTQPGVQLYTGDGLSGAFHPRQGLCLETQGFPDAPNQAQFPTARLAAGEGYRHTTVYEFSQDP
- a CDS encoding MFS transporter, giving the protein MSVTDRTAIGYAVIIALGGFLFGFDAAVISGVVGFVTTQFELNDWWTGAIVSAPSMAAMLAALTVGPLADYVGRKPVMLGLALLYTISAAASALAPDPLTLVVARFIGGLAFGTLMLAPIYIAELAPARLRGRMVSINQLNIVIGFSAAYFANFFILGASESGAPWAQSIGLDQHVWRYMLGLEVLPAASYCFLMLLAPESPRYLVLQGRTDEAQHILARIAPSAMIPELINSIRSSAQEATRGLWSKLRALLHPDLRLVLIVGLIAGIAQQSSGINVVFFYAPTIFEQSGVGTNAAFAQATYVGIINVAFTILAMVLIDRLGRRPLMLAGLAGVAITMMVSAYGFYTAYYELPIGALSELASASTDDLSPLLALEGLRFESDTQFKHAVAELIGRNALNANEAALLQSAVVINARLVLFGILGFVASFAFSLGPVMWVLFSEIFPNHLRGVCMALMGVVNAAVSTGVQFIFPWELATLGSAGTFLLFGLTAIVFLVLLAWLMPETKGKSLETLELELAATARAAHA
- a CDS encoding glycosyl hydrolase — translated: MNRHTLNIITGLPCWLVLALAPQGCGEVAEDPLTPPSREEASAPSPTSHQLIIGQDLDAIRGYLASDCCPAPDGLTAYLDLYNLLAPGTFGGLGMDGEGRPLDFEHTWGAGPVSAYTTATAFGVRDIAIGLSITENDHPGELQRLAEGAHDDKIEQLARFAEVVQGKVYLRIGYEFDGAWNQGYENPERFIAAYRRIVDVLRAAGTDNIEYVLQASAAGVDEIIDGGHEDISRWYPGDDYVDWLGLSWFMNPHERSIAPTDGFVPLSPGALADEVIALARVHGKPVMIAEASPQAFDINEGFTAHHSPIWDGEAATERVTVSSTEIWDYWFAPLFAYLDEHHDVIRALAYINVDWDSQPMWGPPYASGFWGDTRLETNPELAERFTRAVAAWKGGE
- a CDS encoding Gfo/Idh/MocA family oxidoreductase, whose translation is MREVRWGIVGAGRIAHTFAKDMRATEAGVVQAVAARDGASAASFAAQYAIPTAHASYQALYADPNVDAIYIATPHNLHIDHAGDAMRAGKAVLCEKPLTVSAEQAQQLIHLARDCDTYLMEGMWTWFLPAIRQARNWVESGRIGRVLRIQADFGYPLGYDPNKREYNAELAGGCLLEMGVYPVAFTAFLRSDDPREFSVVARRAPNGVEDDLVATLTFDDCIASLGTSFRAKLRNWAYVIGEEGYIAIPDFWRASECQLWHLDEQVDRYVDERTTEGFNYQIDAVNNDLQAGLRQSSVIPLAASLRVQRMMDTIRALS
- a CDS encoding LacI family DNA-binding transcriptional regulator, coding for MAADVSIKEVARLAGVSIATVSRCINTPEKVTDKTRLKVQDAIVRTGYSPNTLAQNFRRGRTNIVMVVLPSVGDPFFAGVMRGIRAAATAKGYGVIIEETQLNTLTADELGKMVVSNQTDGIVLLASMSPFGTQVLSSKSKQRLPIVIGCETVSPELAEFPSVQIDNVAAAKEATNYLISLGHRDIAMICGEESSLLTKDREYGYRGAMKHAQLEIADGWVVDGGLSIAGARRATRNLLNHNRLPTAIFCANDEMAIGCLHEVKAAGLRVPDDISIVGFDDIRYAEVSDPPLTTINQPAEEIGERVMYRLCRRIEDSARVNRAPEIVPHKLIIRQSTSSPKR
- a CDS encoding glycoside hydrolase family 43 protein; its protein translation is MSNGVSNPILRGFNPDPSICRVGADYYIAVSTFEWYPGVLIYHSRDLARWRLVARPLDRPSLLDLRGVPDSCGVWAPCLSYADGCFWLCYTAVRRFDGNFKDTHNYLTTCETVEGTWSDPTYLNSSGFDPSLFHDRDGRKWLTNMVWDHRAGRSPFYGIVLQEFCPQARQLTGERRHIFRGTALDYTEGPHLYRFGDYYYLITAEGGTGYGHAVTMARARAIDGEYEADPAGPLVTAANTPEWPLQRAGHGDLVEAEDGELYLVHLCARPLPGTRRCPLGRETAIQRLRRTQDGWMRLAGGGHLPSVAVELSAARAESVVDSQYEDFTGPELAQGFQWLRTPDPTAFMSLEDAPGNLRLYGKESPGSLFSQALIARRQTHFAYEAMTCMRFEPENFQQLAGLICYYNSAKFHYLYVSWDEALGKHLGIMSCEANRTLAVTYPVQGLRIDLPRGAPVWLRASVRYEHLNFDWSADGEEWRRLPVTLDYGVLSDEAGMDGAEQFTGTFVGMTCNDVSGAGAYADFECFSYLGRD